CTGCTAGACGTGAAATCATTGATAAACGATATTGTGACAAAATCACATTGCTAAGCACAATTGCTCCGTAAAATGGAGAATAGAATACAGAGCAGGGTTTACCTGCTGAAAGCAATATACAGATGTGCATCTATTTCCCATAAGACAagacaaagttattttttaattctttcattgTTTTATTGTGATTTCATTATGAAttcacaaatttaatatttagatattgaGAAAATactctaatattaattttaaatattgatttgttttattaaatatctgtaGTATagcaaaaaattctgaaaattcctatttttaaaataaaattcatgaaaTAAGGAGTTAAAAACGGAACGTGTAGAGATTAGTTGTTTTATGTGTGTTATGCTTGACAATCACAGAATGTTGTTCAAATTTCTTATCGAACAAAGGATTAATTATGAATGTGTTTGTCGTCGCCCATTATATCTATAATTCAATATAGTATAATCCGCGAAAGTTGAGAATATATTATCTCTCTTTTGAAACTaatctttgtttaaataaattatgaattttatgttAGTATATACTCACATAACtattcataattattgttaaaactgTATTACAAATGTATATGAAGATGATGCGCGAATGCTTGAAACATTAGGATATCAATACAATTCAGGATAGTACGACGATTGatttggatatatatatatatatatatgttccaAACAGACCATATATAAAACCGCCCTCCTGAAagcataatataattatcaaaatatatttagaatatacGCAGTTAAGGCTTATGAGAACATTGAGGAATTATCTCCTCTTGACATCTCCTTTCGAGCATTGAAACATCTCTTAATAGCCATAATTAAATCGAGTATAGCACCTTAaacaactttatatttttacttgtaactTCGatccttgtattttttttttttttttttttagttctcgCTAGAAATCCGTTAAGCTAGAGTCATAGAATATTGCTGAAGTTGGTCCTTAGCAAAAGAGAAAATAGTTcttgaaatacatacaattgGAACATTGAGAAACGAGACAGATATTCTGAGTGGCAAAGTGATCTCTGCTCTGTTAGATCGAACAAATCGCTCATTACACGATCTCATTATGGAGTTCAATgcattctaaaatttaaataggCAATTGTAAAccaaatatgtatgtatattatactaGCTCCATCACGGTATTTAAATTTCTCGTGGTCTAGGGGTAAGCACGACTAGGGGCTATCGATTAAACGACAAATAATttagcaataatttattattctagtGCCTATGAATACTTGTATGTTTATAAAACCGTAGCACACtgaattaactttaatttattttactctgTACTACTATGACGGataattattgtaaagataATCGTTCTTGCCAATGCTGTAGTCTTGTGGAGATGTGCTGTTCTATTTTCCTTTGCCGATGTTAATCGTAATGTATGTGAGAGTGCGAGcgaacaaaagaagaaaaatcgtaTCACGCAATATTCGCCATTAATAAAGGAAGACTTATAAAGCACtgcaaaaagaaacaataaatatgATGTTGAGGATACTAAGAGTGCCATTTTagtcttattataataaaattaatttatctacgtataagtaaaattaattttaaaataaatatgatttttctattatttgattaatttgattaGCTTGCATAAacactgaaaaatataaaatacagcaTACCAGATAGAAGATAcaagaaataatcaaaattggCCTTCCAATTTCTTCCAAAgaagaacaaaattattgagatgatataattttattaacatatactCTTGTGATGGCAGTGATATTATGTACACCATGTATCGTTACAcgcttatttaatttaaatgattgcTCGTCACCGTAGTGGTTATCATGACAATGtattgactatataaatatcgATCGCGCTGTACATGACGAAAAGTTAAACAGACTACATACTATTGTacactaattaataataaaagtgacATTTCTCTTATcgatagattaatttttaaatctcataACGGAAATGCTTCATCAGATGTTTTTACAGACTAATCGAATTATGCGAcgaaaaaagtttctttggacacatacataaaaaaactgatatgaacgataatattattattctattttcatcactattattgtattttttactaTCTTGAATAAtccagtaaaaaaatttatatataatcaaatctaaacatatacatataaatatatataattatataaaatatgttcgtatatatatttttttgttgtatcTGTATATACAGGAAAActaaaaagatttcaaaaataatggacacatatatttataaatatatatgtctattatttctgaaatctttatatatatgtataattatatatatttatattagtgattatataaattttttatcgggactaatatttttataaaattatgctttGTTTCAATTATGAGTTCTTTGACTTTTCTTGACTTTGGCATTGATTAACTTCCTGCTAATATTTAGTTAAAGATGCGTAacaataagtatattataaagCATGAAAATTGCGAATAACAGgtacaatgtatttttttatgagtTACGTTTCGATTTTACGTAatccaacaaaatttttcagtaacTATTGATTACAGAATTCATATCTTTTCTACGTAATTGGAAGGGAAAAGACCCGTTTTCCCTTTCAATCTTCCGTGCCACCAACCGCCCtcatctgaaaaaaaaaaaatattatattgattttttaggtattaactttgttttcttttcacGTACTTATGTTGCTTcctgcaatatattattatacattacacAAACAAAATCGCATCGTAATAACTCACGTTCTTTGAGTACTTCTACGATGTCGCCTTCCTTGAGTCCTAACTCGTCTAGATCTTGCGGCTCATAATCGTACAAGGATTTAACTTTTGGTAAACTCGGAGGCGCCGGTTTTTGAGGAGGCATTTTTTTGTTGGCTACCGCATACGCGGCATTATCTTCCCTCCTCCTTCCTCGATCTAGTGCATTGTTGACTTGTTTTACATTCCATTCCTGGGACGTTTGCATTCCTTTATTGAGATGACCAGAAACTTTGCCATTATGTTCACTGTTAAGGGGTGGTAACCTGAATCCTGTTGACTGGTGTGGTGGTGGTGGGTCCGTGGGTGGTGGAGGAAATTTAAGGATACCTTCAAATTATccaaaaaagatatatttatctGAGCGATCTTTTACAAGCGCTAAAACATTGTCGATAAACGCCCGCGAATTAGAAATAATGGAAaagatacttatttttatttatttacacttttttctaatttaactaACTACTATTcacttattttataaagatcGAGTAGCAAAATTCCTTAAATGATTTTCTCGACTTTGCCATACAAGTTGATATCTCTGCGTGTCAATTTCGTTCTTCAGTATTTCTTCATATTAAATTCATCACTTACCACGCGGCCTAGTATTGGAATTGATAAGCGTGCCCATTGCGGCGGTCTGCTTGTCCCGCAATTTGTTCACGTTGTTCGTTCCGTTTTTTATATCCTTTTGAAGAAACTGCACAGGTTGTACGTTTGGACGATTCGGTGGAATACTCGGTCTACCGTTTGAAGTCGTTCGTGAAGGAGTCGCGGATCTTGCTGCAGCTACCGGACGAAGAGAAGGTCTTCCGGTCGTAATCGTCTGATTATTCTGGGTTGCGAGGACTGGAGTTAGATCGCATAATTGCGGTGCCGGACGAATTGGCCTCGAGACGTTGTGCAAACGAAAGGATGACCTCGATCGGTCTGAATTAAGTTCTGAGAGATATagatttatgtattattttttgattgtatcttttgaaatatataaatatttcaacattGTATTTACACGTGTAAGTTTCAAAAtcgagaattattatttatcgagGATTATCGAATGAAGCTTACTCGATGTGCTCGGTAAACCTGGACCGATGCTGACACTGAGCATTTTGCCTGACATTTTTAAAATCTCCTTATCGCCGTAATCCGTTTGTATGAATTTCACGTGCCTCGTTCCACCGCCACCCCAACCTTCCTTCTTCACTTTGAACTCCAAACTGcaagtaaacaattttattttcaagccTACACTGTATTATATATGCAGAGCTGTATAATGACGTgtgaaaaatgtgaaaagtaGCCGTACTCGTTGCTAAATCTAATGTTTAAAGGATGACCGATATCTTCCAGGTACTTTTTGCTAAGGACAGATAAAAACTCCGTTTTAAATACTAATTCTAACAAGCTGGCGTAGTCCTCCTTTACGTGGATTATTATGAAGTTGTCCTGGAATggaaaatgttatcaaaatgtGTTCAGCTGTACGTTGGCAGTACAcagaatcataaaataataattacttgtaGTGTGCTCAGTGATACATAGCTGATTTGATTAAACGGAAGCTTCCTTTTAATAACCTCGATGGACTTGCCCTTTTCGGGACCTTTCTTTATCTGCTCTCGACCGATCAAATAGATGTATTTTCCAGTGAGGATGAGATCTCTTCTGCACATCTGTTACATAAATTACTTGTCATACGCTCTTAAATCCTGAGCTCAGAAAGTTAAAAAGCTATTAAGATATTAAGAAAATTCGATGCATTATATCATTAGATTTCCTTGAAATTATAGTAAATGATTTTTGCGGACCGCAAATTAAAGGACGTTTATGTCGTtggcaaattaatatttttaccttAAACCTTCTATCATATTTTTTCACGACTTCAGCGAAAAACACTTTCTCCCGTCTTCCAATCAGACTCATTGTCTGCGGTTTGCCTTCCAGCCCTATGTAATCGCCCACAAAATTTCTATTCAGGCTCGCCCATCTCCGCTCCTTGTGGCCAAAGAAAAGATCAGCGGCTTCCTGTTTCTGCTGCGCCTGCCTCTTCCAGGCGAAATACTTCTTAAAGGCTTTCTGAATGACTCGCGCGTACATGTTGTATTTCCGGTCACGAGCTTCTTCCAGCATGAAGAGCTAAGTTATACATATCGTCTAATTAAACTGTTGGCAAGATTTAACCGATCGCGTTACTGCTAAAATGTAACGGAAACTCACAGTTTCAGGCGCCTTGATAAAGAGCTTCGATCTGCCAAGCTGATATTGCGATCGGTCGATGTGAACGCTCCCCAATATCCATTCTGTGCCCTGTTTCTCATCGCCGGGCCAACGGGGCCACGTTTCTTTCGTGAGAATCGCGTATCTATGCAGAAACTTGGCGAACGGCCTTCTGTAGGCAAAGCCAGCTCTGCGCACTCTGATATTTTCTTTCAGACCTAGATACTCCACCTATTCGGAAAGAATGGTTtcgttaaagtatctaaaaatttagttagatacaaatctgaaaataattttgttagatcatcgaaataatttatatacgacACTCAAAACTGGttactaaaatgtcaaaattttttacgtttatcattattattctgatggtccaacaaatttattttcagatttgcatatagttaaatttttagatacttcaacaaaactgttttttctagAACTGTaggatatttaattgaaaagcCACGAGATTTCTATCATTCATGTCAATCCACCGCAAACATGTCAAACGTTTCGAATGcctttagtaatattttttaagtcacAACGGACAATATATcagcaatttaattaaaaaatttaaactttaaaaataaaaataaaagagcttgaaaataaaatacccgacgatttttattcaataattgaaGAACACGACGTACACGATTGTATATTCAAAACACTCGTgaattctgtatataaaagcAACTGCCATTCAAACGCGAGCTACGGAAACTATGCCGTATTGACTTTCTCGAACAAAACGAATTTCAGTGTTAAGccgaaagaaggaaggaaagaaacgTTATGTATAATTGCTCTGAATGTATACGTCTGACATACTTCACTGGAATGACACATTGTCGAGCTAAAACTGAAACAAACCAGACTGTATAGAAAATGTCTTTGTTCTCGCATTTTTCTAAAACTTTACCCGAGGCATATTTACAGACATTATTCACGTATTGACAATAACGGCACAAAGTAATATTCAATGTGTTTGAATTTCAATGGTAGATAAATGCAAATGGCACTAGATAAATTATAGTACCTGATGCTTGACTCTCAGATGATCCCAATCGCGCGGTTTCTTTGTTTCATTCGGCTTGATGCACCGGATGTAATGCGGCGTGCATTTCATCAGCTGACCGACCAAGCGACTGGCTTGACTTCTGATTTTGCTGCCCGCGGTGGTTGGTCTAGACTTAAGGGTCTTCGTTTTGCCGGCGTTCTCGCGCGGATATAGCTCACGCACTAAGGAGCTGACAaataatcttctttttttatcttttcaaattattgttttatataatgcTACTggcattgagaaaaaattgtaaacttaGATATTTGTAGAAAGGGCTAAGCGAcgcttagaaaaaaaaaaagttaagtttCTCACCCAAAGTTCATCACTAATTCGACTGAAACTCTTGAGAATTCATCACTTTTAATTATCGTTTTGTGCGTGCCTTTCGCGAAATTTTGCGTATATGACGCTTACGTAAATAAACTCTCGTAATCGATCGAGAATGGTTATTGATGATTATGTTAAATCATCGAGAAATTACTAGTATTTACGTAACGGCATAACGACCGTTTTTTATGGACAAGAAACTACGTACAAATTTTATGCATTAACTTAAACCACTATTCTGCATTTGTTTGAATTGTAAAACAACATAGAATAATGCAATTGATATCAAATACATCAAAACAATCTcgagttaaaagaaaaaaaactttcataTTATTACGTCGACACgtttatttatctttgtttaatcaCGCGACTTTATTCAGTCTCTCGCGCTCTCATCATTAAACATTCCAAATCGATCGGAAAATGAGCGCGGGCTAATTAATTTCCGTCAAGCGTGTAACTTATGCGAACACGCTTTCGGGATAATTTGTCACGCAGCCAATCGACAGCGATACGTTAACAACGGCCTTCGGAATCGCTTACTTCGCGCTGGTCTGCATCAACTCGATCAGGTCCAAGAAGAGGACGTCTCGATTCTTATCGCAGAACCCATCAACAGAGTAGGATACCACGCCGGCGTAATGGAGGATTGCGAAACCGTCACCGGTGTCTTGGAAATGGGCGTGCTGCTTAGACGCTCCAGCTAGTTTCTGTGAATGATATACGACATGAATTTATTacgcattatataatattaatttgcaaaactACAAATACGCTTCGGACACCTTCTTCAAGTCAACGTCGGCACCCGTGCTTCCGCCGTGCAGCGTCGCGCATACGTCGTCGAGAACCAGAAAGAGACCGGGTGGCCTCTTGCCCTCGAGAAGCTCCACCACGATGGCATTATTGAAATAGTCTATCGGCGTCCACCTGATATTCTCGGAAACGTATTCTTCCTGAAAGCATAATTGAAAACGAAGATATCATAGGTCAGTTGTGGCAGTATTCATGATCCGATCCTACATAAACAGAAAGATTTCTAAGAGATTTTTATGCAACATTTTGAAATGTCTGTAAATATCTCTGAGAAATGCTACAAGCTCTAGCAAAGTATTTCTAGCAAAATCGcgttctttttaaaaaaacttctgTAAATCTTCTAGAAATATCttcttgaagatatttttttttaactgaagaCCTCGATATTTTACGGCATTTTATTTCAAGGCCATCttgaataatgttttaaaatattaacacgaCTTTATGATTTACGACACATCTTAAGACTTAAGATGACTTTAAATATACATGAGAAAAACGTTTAAAAGTTCAAGTAGTTAAAAACTGAGTTTAGCTGaagatttgataataatttttatcagaaaCAGTAAATAAGAGTAAGGCCAGATAATTTTTGtcagattattaaaatataattatgctcTTGCCGGTTGCtggaatatcaaaattttaggCAGTATTGTTCATCGTGCTGAACGtctgtcataattattttgatactcTGATAGAAAAAACGCTGAAATcgttgaaaacaattttaaaattgttgaaacgagaaataaaaattactgaaatattactgaATATATTTCAGTATCTATATAACAGCGAAATAATAAGAATtctaaagataaattatttaaaaatgaaagatgaaagaaaaaaaaaattgaaaaaaattttgatgcgatttagtaatatttaatggtattcattacaatttcaataaaatatttccatcgGGGTAGttggcaaaattattttcagatttgtatctaacTAAATCAGATACTTTGGCAAAATGATTCTTTCCATACGATACTGATTCCATACTAATTAAGTatcgataaattataaataaagaacaaaGATATCCTCGTGCCAATCGATAAAAGCAGAGatcaataaaagtaaattgCCAGTTGAAAAGCAACATATTTACCTGACTTAGAAAATAGCATATTATTTATCGCTACTGATTTATCATCGATTATATAATAAAGCAACGTTATCGATAAACGTTACAAAACTCGAAGCGCGTCATTGCTCGGATAATTTAGATCGCCGATCTAACTTTCGTAGAAGATATGCGCGGGCAGGTTGCAAGAGTCTCGCTTAATTACGTGCctccgcgtcgcgccgcgccgggaCCGCCGGGTATATATCGCGCATATACACGCGATTTATATCTCGCTTACCCGAGGCGATAGAAGGGAAAGGCGATAGTAATAACGCGATTGCCCGGCGCTTTTAAAATCGCTTTCCATTTCAGCTTGAGCTGAATCCGAAGGTGCACCCACCTCGCACCGTTGCTGGCTGCTCCGGGGCTCCGGCCTGCTCGGAAACCGGTCGCCGCTATTACAGCCCTTCCCGCATCCCGGGATTTCGCCCGTTTCGCAAAATATATTTCGCGTACGTGTCCCCGACATTCGTAATTATCGCGATACGTTGGACATTGGGATGCGAGAGAGTATGTACGTACACGACCATCTCCCGATCGTCGGCTTCCTCTCTGCACGGATCCGACAATGCGAGAATGTCTAACGAACGCGGTacacattaataataatgtaaaaggCGTGCGGCGGTTTCGTTTCGCTTCGAAAAGCCTCGCGGGGCGATCcgttcttaaataaataatttgaagacTCGTCTTTGTGTTCACGAAGGTGTGCGATTCGCGGCCGGGTTTTTTATCCGGTCTAGTTGCGGTCCGATCGCACCGCATCGCGACACGCCGCGCGCTACCGCGGCATGAAGAAGTGGCACGATTTTTTCGTCGTGGCCTTTACTCGAGTTAACGACTCTTTTTCATGAGGCCTGGCCTCTTTACGATGACCGTGGTTCGGACCCTGTTTCCGCCGGTTGTTCCTCGGAGGACTGCGCCGTATAATAGCGCCATGTCCGATCCTCCGTGTTCCGTGTACACGTACACGGCACACAAACCAGCGGACTCTCTTCGTTCTCCGGAATCGCGGAGAGACCTCGCGGAGAGACCTCACGGAGAGCCTCCGTCGTATAATACGTCGCGCACGAATTTTCCGCGCGATACTTCCGCGTTGCAAATAATACATTAGTGAACGTACCCGCGAGGATCGCCCGAGCGACGCTCGAGTGATTGGCGAATGAATGGTTTGCGCGATGGATAATTAATGCGTGCCAAATTTGGCACGTACGCGATATTCTTTCACGTTCGTTTCGGAACAGGTGCTTTCACTCCTCGCGGCTCCGTGTTTATTGTTTCACCTCCGCCACTTTCGTTCTACAGCGGACAGCAATCGAGCGACTTCGTCAACGTAAAGCGccaatttaattattctaattacataataatataatataattattagcgGTGTTGTGAGAGATGGACGTTTTTTTTAACAACGAGATATAATTACagttatttgaaagaaaatgtaacTAAGTACGGATACAGACGCacattttatagatttatttattttaaaaattaaatttagatattCAGATATATGagaaacataataatataataaatattagagatatatgtatgtatattacgCTAAGAGagaaattcctaaattttaatgaatatttattcgaataatactaatgaaatatttaattatgtgtaCTTGTGTtacacaatttaaatatttcaagacTTATTCAGAGACTTTAACTCCTTAGATTTATCATTCAAGTATTTGGATAATTCCGTAGTAAATACAGACAAGGAAGAGTCTTTATTATCCATTTGGATATTACTTCTAACATCGTTCTCCTTTATTGTAATACCAAAGGTATCTTTTACGTATCTGAAACGTTATTTTAGATAAGATACAAAATAGAATGTAACTAGTTacaattatagttattaaattgGGAAAGATAACTAGTTACATCAGCAGatacacaaaatgtatttagaTATCTTACAACACtctgttatttaatataaatacaataatatctcTCGCGCAGAGAAGAAATGGATATTACGCATTGTTTGAACTCGAAATCGGTGCTTTTTCACATGAGCTGTAAGACCTTTGTGAGTGAGATAAGAAAATGAAGATGTACCGCGAACGCGTTTAATTGGCCGCTTTCTTGACCTCGTTGTGATAATTGCGATAAGCAAATTAGACACGACCCATTGATCACGCGCAATTACTTTGTCGTGTGCGCGAGCTAATCGCATAAAACACACGTGGTAAGTGAAGTCGTGCGTTTCGGTGGTGGTTACGAGCGCGCATAAGTATCCATTACGCACTCGCGTCAAGTCTGTAATGATCTGTTATTTCGCGCGTCTCTCCTCGTCTCGATTCGCGTAATGTCCATCCGCGGTGTCATTCGCGGCGcgcgttttttttcttctttgtccTTCCTCCCGCCCGTCGTCCGTCATCCGTCTCGTTTCAAGCGTGGACAACCGTGACGAGCGAGGAAAACGCGCTGAAACTCGCGTCGAGTCCGAGAAGAAAAAGCCACCGCCGCGCGCCGAGAGAACAAAAGAGAGAGCGCCCGCCTTCGGAGAGCTCAGAGCGCGGGCTCTGAAAACCTTCATTCGTTCAATCCGTCCGCGGACAGTTAACAATCGTATCTTTCATACGCGTTCGCTCGACGCAGTCGCGTAATTTTCCACTGACGTTTCACCTCCGACCTTCCGCCTTACGCACACCGCCTATGCGCGTAGCGTAGGCGTAGGTGGCGGCGAGCGATCCGACGATGTGCATATTACATACGGATGCCCGGCGGATACGCGCTCTGATTTCCGTACGGCTTCACGGAATGCGTCCGCGAATGCATTGTCGTGCACCGGTCCCCGGCGCGGTGCGACACGACTCACACGACGCGATGCGGCTCATGCGGCATCCGTCGCGTCGTCGAGGGCATCGAGGATGCGTCGCGAGTGCAACGCAGATGCTTTTGCCCGTAAGCGCGAACGCGAGTAATTTCCGGCTATTTTCTCTAAGCGGATTCCGTTAGACGggacaataattaaaatagcgCCTCGTTTAACGCACGCACGTGTGAACAATGCCGCGCATGCGAGGATACGTGTCGACCCGCATTCTACATCTTACTCAGTTATTGCCTTTCATcagtattttacttatttttacgtcatcatatatattttttttttaaataaaataaagaaatctgaaaattttaaataggttTTTCTCTATACGTTTCTAATCAATTTAAACTAAACAATGATCAATTGCCcattaaattttgagaaaataaataaatttaaaagactgctgctcaaaatgaaaaattgtccTTTAGAACAAAGGACGTATGGTCatcgtatttatttaataattctgaatCTTTTGATACGTGCAAAATTTAATAGTCTCTTTTCACGATAAGAGTTGTTGCAAAAAAGCTCTTGCAAAagacaattattaatttgttttttatcacaatatagatattaagaatcattgtgttttaattaatcgaaacgaaatttaattaatgtatttatttattcacgcCAATTATTCTCATTAATTCGGATATTGATCTCCTCGGTTATCCCACATTCCAGAAACACTCTAGATTTTACACGTTTACGAGAATAAGTGTCTACTGCATACGCCCCACGCACACACTCGTTTCGAATTAACATTAATGAACTGAAAAAAGGTCGCGACGGGCGAACTAATTAGATCGGGAGGCGCAAATGCTTCTCATGGGAAACCGCACTTCATTGTTGCCGGAATTGCCGAGTTCGGCGAGGGGAGAAGGGGGTGCGTATAAAAACGTAGATAATGGAGAAGATAGATGTGTGTATTCTAGGTTAACGGCGGTGAAAATGAGGAGAGAACGaatgagggagagagagagataaag
The DNA window shown above is from Solenopsis invicta isolate M01_SB chromosome 10, UNIL_Sinv_3.0, whole genome shotgun sequence and carries:
- the LOC105197680 gene encoding unconventional myosin-Ie isoform X2, with protein sequence MSAPYENPPHIYGLADEMFRNMMIDNESHCVIISGESGAGKTVAAKYIMSYVARVSGGGKKVQKVKDVILESNPLLEGFGNAKTVRNNNSSRFGKYVEMQFGPGGQPNGGKISNFLLEKSRVTCHNPGERNFHIFYQLATGANEEMRSEFGLTHLDYYQYLSYGGDYRVDGTNDARDFQETLKALSVMGIKDAEVTDIFRLVAGILHLGNIQFAENGNYSQIADKQFLEFPAYLFGISAEQLSHKLISREFESKWGSQSESVDVTLNVEQALYARDALAKDIYARLFDYLVKKVNSAMETNTDGYEIGILDIYGFEIFEKNGFEQFCINFVNEKLQQIFIELTLKAEQEEYVSENIRWTPIDYFNNAIVVELLEGKRPPGLFLVLDDVCATLHGGSTGADVDLKKKLAGASKQHAHFQDTGDGFAILHYAGVVSYSVDGFCDKNRDVLFLDLIELMQTSANSLVRELYPRENAGKTKTLKSRPTTAGSKIRSQASRLVGQLMKCTPHYIRCIKPNETKKPRDWDHLRVKHQVEYLGLKENIRVRRAGFAYRRPFAKFLHRYAILTKETWPRWPGDEKQGTEWILGSVHIDRSQYQLGRSKLFIKAPETLFMLEEARDRKYNMYARVIQKAFKKYFAWKRQAQQKQEAADLFFGHKERRWASLNRNFVGDYIGLEGKPQTMSLIGRREKVFFAEVVKKYDRRFKMCRRDLILTGKYIYLIGREQIKKGPEKGKSIEVIKRKLPFNQISYVSLSTLQDNFIIIHVKEDYASLLELVFKTEFLSVLSKKYLEDIGHPLNIRFSNDLEFKVKKEGWGGGGTRHVKFIQTDYGDKEILKMSGKMLSVSIGPGLPSTSKLNSDRSRSSFRLHNVSRPIRPAPQLCDLTPVLATQNNQTITTGRPSLRPVAAARSATPSRTTSNGRPSIPPNRPNVQPVQFLQKDIKNGTNNVNKLRDKQTAAMGTLINSNTRPRGILKFPPPPTDPPPPHQSTGFRLPPLNSEHNGKVSGHLNKGMQTSQEWNVKQVNNALDRGRRREDNAAYAVANKKMPPQKPAPPSLPKVKSLYDYEPQDLDELGLKEGDIVEVLKEHEGGWWHGRLKGKTGLFPSNYVEKI
- the LOC105197680 gene encoding unconventional myosin-Ie isoform X1; this encodes MVYHWQSQNVKISGVDDMVLLPKVNEDAIIENLRKRYMDDYIFTCIGPVLVSVNPFKQMPYFGEKEVEIYQGAAPYENPPHIYGLADEMFRNMMIDNESHCVIISGESGAGKTVAAKYIMSYVARVSGGGKKVQKVKDVILESNPLLEGFGNAKTVRNNNSSRFGKYVEMQFGPGGQPNGGKISNFLLEKSRVTCHNPGERNFHIFYQLATGANEEMRSEFGLTHLDYYQYLSYGGDYRVDGTNDARDFQETLKALSVMGIKDAEVTDIFRLVAGILHLGNIQFAENGNYSQIADKQFLEFPAYLFGISAEQLSHKLISREFESKWGSQSESVDVTLNVEQALYARDALAKDIYARLFDYLVKKVNSAMETNTDGYEIGILDIYGFEIFEKNGFEQFCINFVNEKLQQIFIELTLKAEQEEYVSENIRWTPIDYFNNAIVVELLEGKRPPGLFLVLDDVCATLHGGSTGADVDLKKKLAGASKQHAHFQDTGDGFAILHYAGVVSYSVDGFCDKNRDVLFLDLIELMQTSANSLVRELYPRENAGKTKTLKSRPTTAGSKIRSQASRLVGQLMKCTPHYIRCIKPNETKKPRDWDHLRVKHQVEYLGLKENIRVRRAGFAYRRPFAKFLHRYAILTKETWPRWPGDEKQGTEWILGSVHIDRSQYQLGRSKLFIKAPETLFMLEEARDRKYNMYARVIQKAFKKYFAWKRQAQQKQEAADLFFGHKERRWASLNRNFVGDYIGLEGKPQTMSLIGRREKVFFAEVVKKYDRRFKMCRRDLILTGKYIYLIGREQIKKGPEKGKSIEVIKRKLPFNQISYVSLSTLQDNFIIIHVKEDYASLLELVFKTEFLSVLSKKYLEDIGHPLNIRFSNDLEFKVKKEGWGGGGTRHVKFIQTDYGDKEILKMSGKMLSVSIGPGLPSTSKLNSDRSRSSFRLHNVSRPIRPAPQLCDLTPVLATQNNQTITTGRPSLRPVAAARSATPSRTTSNGRPSIPPNRPNVQPVQFLQKDIKNGTNNVNKLRDKQTAAMGTLINSNTRPRGILKFPPPPTDPPPPHQSTGFRLPPLNSEHNGKVSGHLNKGMQTSQEWNVKQVNNALDRGRRREDNAAYAVANKKMPPQKPAPPSLPKVKSLYDYEPQDLDELGLKEGDIVEVLKEHEGGWWHGRLKGKTGLFPSNYVEKI